CTACCACACAAATAATGATTATAAAAGGATAGATATTAAGGAGGTGTTTTGCAATTGGATCCTGATTAGTTTCAAGTATATTAGAGATCAGATACTAATCATACTATAATAATGGCAACACAAGCTGAATTTGAGCATCCTAGAAAGGCCTTTGGTTGGGCAGCTAGGGATACTTCTGGTGTTCTCTCACCTTTTAATTTCTCTAGAAGGTTTGCTTCACTCATATCAAGTTTTTTAGTTGATTTCTTGCAACTTCATCAAGAATTGGTTTGTCAAATTTTTGCAGGGAAACGAGAGAGAATGACGTGGCATTCAAAGTTTTGTATTGTGGGGTATGCCACTCTGACATACACATGCTGAAAAATGAATGGGGCTTTTCCTTATATCCATTAGTTCCTGGGTAATAAATAATCCTTCATTTTAGTTCTGTATTTAAAGTTTggtgaaaattcaggtgcagttaacttcacgtgaagttgatacttAAGCCttgttagatgatttgactgatttgactaaattttcatctaacgactctcagATATCAACTTTACGTAAAGTCGACTTTACCTGAGTTTTCACTTTAAAGTTTTGCATATTTTGAATGTGTTCTTCTTTAAAACATGCAGTCATGAGATTATAGGCATAGTGACAGAGGTGGGAAGCAAGGTAAACAAGTTCAAAGTTGGGGACAAAGTTGGTGTTGGATGCATGGTTGGTTCTTGCCGCAAAAACACATGCAGAAACTGTAATGATGCTCTAGAGAACTATTGTCCACAAATGATTCTCACATATGGTGTCAAAGACACTGATGGCACCATCACCTATGGGGGCTATTCTGACTTAATGGTTGCTGATGAAAACTTTGTGGTTCGAATTCCTCAAGGCTTTCCTCTTGATGCTGCTGCTCCTCTCCTTTGTGCCGGGATCACAGTGTATAGCCCTCTTAGATATTATGGGCTTGACAAGCCT
The genomic region above belongs to Arachis stenosperma cultivar V10309 chromosome 5, arast.V10309.gnm1.PFL2, whole genome shotgun sequence and contains:
- the LOC130982300 gene encoding probable mannitol dehydrogenase — its product is MATQAEFEHPRKAFGWAARDTSGVLSPFNFSRRETRENDVAFKVLYCGVCHSDIHMLKNEWGFSLYPLVPGHEIIGIVTEVGSKVNKFKVGDKVGVGCMVGSCRKNTCRNCNDALENYCPQMILTYGVKDTDGTITYGGYSDLMVADENFVVRIPQGFPLDAAAPLLCAGITVYSPLRYYGLDKPGLHVGVVGLGGLGHMAVKFAKAFGVKVTVISTSPEKKDEAIQLLGADHFLISRDHDQMQAATGSFDGIIDTVSAFHPLLPLISLLKCHGKLVMVGAPEKPLELPVFPLIMGRKTVAGSTIGGMKETQEMIDFAAKHNVKPEIEVIPIDYINTALERLLKADVKYRFVIDIGNTLKPST